One window from the genome of Vicinamibacterales bacterium encodes:
- a CDS encoding Gfo/Idh/MocA family oxidoreductase yields the protein MERRDFLKLGTTAVAAGALAARDSAAAQTQPAGTAAFAAPPIPTVRIGYVGVGGQGSSHVRNLLKIKGCQIIAVCDVRSDRTDWAVKAITEAGFAKPAVYGKDPRDFERLCETESLDLVYTATPWEWHVPVMLAAMKNGKHAATEVPAAMTIEDCWAIVDAAEKHQKHCVLMENCNYDRMEMMVYNMVRQGVFGEVLHAEGGYLHDLREIKFADEGEGLWRRAWDTKINGNTYPTHGLGPIANCLDINRGDRFDYLVSMSGPARGLQNWASDHVAADSPKRRERYVEGDVNCSLIRTARGRTVLVEHCTNLPRPYSRIHMVQGTKGLFQGYPSRLYVEGRGKDDQWVEAETMLAEFEHPIWKEIAAAAEGAGHGGMDFIEDYRLIKCLREGQPTDMNVYDAASLSAVVHLSVQSVARKSSAIDFPDFTRGRWKTSPPLPIVHI from the coding sequence ATGGAACGACGCGACTTCCTCAAGCTCGGCACCACGGCGGTTGCGGCCGGCGCTCTGGCGGCGCGCGACTCTGCCGCCGCCCAGACGCAGCCCGCCGGCACGGCCGCGTTCGCGGCGCCGCCGATCCCGACGGTCCGCATCGGTTACGTCGGCGTGGGCGGCCAGGGCTCGAGCCACGTCCGCAACCTGCTCAAGATCAAAGGGTGTCAGATCATCGCCGTGTGCGACGTTCGTTCCGACCGCACCGACTGGGCGGTCAAGGCCATCACCGAGGCGGGGTTCGCGAAGCCGGCGGTCTACGGCAAGGACCCGCGCGACTTCGAACGCCTGTGCGAGACCGAGTCGCTCGATCTCGTCTACACCGCCACGCCATGGGAATGGCACGTTCCCGTCATGCTCGCGGCGATGAAGAACGGCAAGCACGCCGCGACCGAGGTGCCGGCGGCGATGACGATCGAGGACTGCTGGGCGATCGTGGACGCGGCCGAGAAGCACCAGAAGCACTGCGTGCTGATGGAGAACTGCAACTACGACCGCATGGAGATGATGGTCTACAACATGGTCCGTCAGGGCGTGTTCGGCGAAGTGCTGCACGCGGAAGGCGGCTACCTCCACGATCTGCGCGAGATCAAGTTCGCCGACGAGGGGGAAGGGCTCTGGCGGCGGGCCTGGGACACGAAGATCAACGGCAACACTTACCCGACGCACGGACTCGGGCCGATCGCCAACTGCCTCGACATCAACCGCGGCGATCGGTTCGACTACCTCGTGTCGATGAGCGGCCCGGCACGCGGCCTTCAGAACTGGGCGTCGGATCACGTCGCGGCCGATTCCCCCAAGCGCCGTGAGCGCTACGTCGAGGGGGACGTCAACTGCAGCCTGATCAGGACCGCGAGGGGCAGGACCGTCCTCGTCGAGCACTGCACGAACCTGCCGCGTCCCTACAGCCGCATCCACATGGTGCAGGGCACGAAGGGGCTGTTCCAAGGCTATCCGAGCCGCCTCTACGTCGAAGGGCGTGGCAAGGACGACCAGTGGGTCGAGGCCGAGACGATGCTCGCGGAGTTCGAACACCCGATCTGGAAGGAGATCGCCGCCGCGGCTGAAGGCGCCGGGCACGGCGGCATGGATTTCATCGAAGACTACCGCCTGATCAAGTGCCTGCGCGAAGGACAGCCGACCGACATGAACGTATACGACGCCGCCTCGCTGAGCGCCGTCGTGCACCTCAGCGTGCAGTCGGTCGCCAGGAAATCATCCGCCATCGACTTCCCGGACTTTACACGCGGCCGCTGGAAGACGTCGCCGCCGCTTCCGATCGTCCACATCTGA
- a CDS encoding nucleotidyltransferase family protein has translation MAVSTARALVLARGLGTRMRQGDTTAALTPDQQRAAEAGLKALMPIAGRPFLDYALSALADAGVSRVGVVVAPDHGPATAHYAAHPPSRVALEFVVQPEPRGTADAVLAAEAWSGGEPFLVANGDNLYPAAVLRDLISLGEPGLPVFDAADLVRTGNIPADRVRAFALVAVDESGYLSRIVEKPAVPLPPEPADAIGTVADPILDAGGVSMNLWRFDRRIFAACRDVDRSPRGEFELPEAVALAMRRGVRFRALPARGPVLDLSRRADARDVEHRLAGAVPRP, from the coding sequence ATGGCCGTTTCGACAGCGCGCGCGCTGGTACTGGCGCGTGGCCTCGGCACGCGCATGCGGCAGGGCGACACAACGGCGGCGCTCACACCGGATCAGCAGCGCGCCGCCGAGGCCGGGCTGAAGGCCCTGATGCCGATCGCCGGTCGTCCGTTTCTCGACTACGCGCTGAGCGCGCTGGCCGACGCCGGTGTCTCGCGCGTCGGGGTCGTCGTAGCGCCCGACCATGGCCCCGCCACGGCGCATTATGCCGCGCATCCACCCTCGCGCGTCGCGTTGGAATTCGTCGTCCAACCCGAGCCGCGCGGCACGGCCGACGCCGTGCTGGCCGCCGAGGCCTGGAGCGGCGGCGAGCCGTTCCTCGTCGCCAACGGCGACAACCTGTATCCCGCCGCGGTGCTGCGCGATCTCATCTCGCTCGGCGAACCCGGACTCCCGGTGTTCGACGCGGCCGATCTCGTCCGCACCGGAAATATTCCGGCCGATCGCGTCCGCGCGTTCGCGCTGGTCGCGGTCGACGAGTCGGGATATCTTTCCCGCATCGTGGAAAAGCCCGCCGTCCCTCTGCCGCCCGAACCGGCAGACGCGATCGGCACCGTAGCGGATCCGATCCTCGACGCCGGCGGGGTGTCGATGAACCTGTGGCGTTTCGACCGACGCATCTTTGCCGCGTGCCGCGATGTGGACCGATCGCCGCGTGGGGAATTCGAGCTGCCCGAGGCGGTGGCGCTGGCGATGCGGCGCGGCGTGCGGTTCCGCGCCCTGCCGGCGCGCGGTCCGGTCCTCGATCTCTCTCGTCGCGCCGATGCGCGCGACGTCGAACACCGGCTCGCCGGCGCGGTGCCGCGGCCATGA